A window of the Polaribacter sp. HaHaR_3_91 genome harbors these coding sequences:
- a CDS encoding type IX secretion system membrane protein PorP/SprF, producing the protein MIQKSPQNNLKITDKTLFTCVLIFLFFSTFNYAQQTPHYTQYMYNMQVINPAFVGSRADLSISLLSRQQWVGVEGAPETKTFSINGRTAAGLGFGATVINDKLGLANSTNINLDVSYTLPISRYERLSFGLKGGVTFFNNNYAGGVTPDNEIYASTDGSYPNIGFGGLYYTEDFFIGLSIPNILKSRQFKTLENLDESFGISNHNFFLASGYIYEMSEELKFKPSMIIKYTPSLPVSIDLNANFIYKEIIEAGLSYRYKESMSALFAIVINKKYRVGYSYDNRLANYGENLSSHEIIISFDLDLKRNTRWLFHNRCYF; encoded by the coding sequence ATGATACAAAAAAGCCCCCAAAACAATTTAAAAATCACAGATAAAACGCTTTTTACATGTGTCTTAATTTTTCTTTTCTTTAGCACATTTAATTACGCACAACAGACACCACATTATACACAATACATGTATAATATGCAGGTAATAAATCCTGCGTTTGTTGGTTCTAGAGCAGATTTAAGCATCTCGTTATTATCCCGCCAGCAATGGGTTGGTGTAGAAGGAGCACCAGAAACCAAAACGTTTTCCATAAACGGAAGAACAGCAGCTGGTTTAGGTTTTGGTGCAACGGTTATAAACGATAAGTTAGGTTTAGCAAATAGTACTAATATAAATTTAGATGTCTCTTATACATTGCCTATATCTCGCTACGAAAGACTCTCTTTTGGTTTAAAAGGTGGCGTTACTTTTTTTAATAATAACTATGCAGGAGGTGTAACACCAGATAATGAAATATATGCTTCTACAGACGGAAGTTACCCCAATATTGGTTTTGGTGGATTGTATTATACTGAAGATTTTTTTATAGGATTATCCATTCCAAATATTTTAAAATCTAGACAATTTAAAACCTTAGAAAACCTTGATGAAAGCTTTGGAATAAGCAATCACAACTTCTTTTTAGCATCAGGATATATCTATGAGATGTCTGAAGAATTAAAATTTAAACCTTCAATGATTATAAAATACACGCCTAGTCTACCTGTTTCTATAGATCTAAATGCTAATTTTATTTATAAAGAAATAATTGAAGCAGGTTTATCTTACCGTTATAAAGAATCTATGAGTGCTCTGTTTGCTATAGTTATCAATAAAAAGTATAGAGTTGGGTACTCTTATGATAATAGACTTGCTAATTATGGAGAAAATCTAAGCTCTCATGAAATTATAATTAGTTTTGATTTAGATTTAAAAAGAAATACACGCTGGTTATTTCATAACCGTTGCTACTTTTAA
- a CDS encoding cadherin-like domain-containing protein: MIPPKYNTYKILIFFLFFYQFTSAQTAPVAKDDSYTTTSNTELRIDTPGLLSNDTDIDDDDLEVTSFTLDSITYAAGDTANLTDGAITINANGSFLFTPTTNYNDITLAINYVISDGTYTASANLSIKVNNLYAPDPKNDNYSTETNATLNIDAPGILSNDTDKDDSFLSITEFKIDTISYNAGEKANFTEGSITINEDGSFSFIPAANYNNKIPTISYTVSDGGFTSTANLTVKIINLYPPDAKDDYDTANINTTLNVDTPGVLINDSDQDNNSLSIINFIINGTTYTTDQKAIFAGGSISFKPNGSYTFTPTKNYTGNIPVIKYIISDGTFTDSANLYLTVEHITDLLEISSISSCNQGYTVDGVYKIKYSLTLKNKSTARDYHAENLIKNIDLTNDLNSIYGNGCVEQIEGVTVNTTAVQDFVDNPYPTEFNTDAVNNDFLNATSNSLFNKDAIDNFILYPRQSINIEFCVTVNPFCGGRPTPTPSGSGIDFNHVAEVTSTIGNDANSILLEDFHTTEAILAGGLYVPDSRPNVNPDGTFDYNNRVILTNEGTATANNINYNMGLGDFLSNGIAFRELKVTQVSGPNVTVNNSYNGGTNTKLLMPNNSLEPGETVILEVYYLTEPFSSTGINNFYQLNLSQTQGDLDGLDESTSSNNKKFSFVNWSDGLGNHLDRYYPTNSSTAPVTSAMQCSCASSNMVLLFRSANNNEKAISEVNKIPNGILEHDEVTFQLTIKNNSNIVQLENLNLQDDLNKICSGNIVSVTTPFIENSTATKDPILNPNYNGTSDINFFDGTSGILMRGETITVQFTVVFYEDCIGNNTSKFTATDPLNKIISSSDFVAVNATTDSDNDGISNAVDIDDDNDTILDVDEYNGLNPLDDHDKDFIPNYRDTDFGADANNDGIVDLFDFDNDGAPNHLDLDSDNDGILDIVEAGNKSVDTNRNGRTNKPVGKNGLDNTKENNDNSNASINYTIPNTDTNGNQDFIDIDADGDGIVDNIEGQTTANYKAPNGVINALGIDTAYPNGITPTDTDLDGKPDYIDLNSDNDIRDDTIEAWDLDNDGIAETTLLNIDSDNDGLDDAYDNNTALVNPTNSQVPTDFPNNDDPDTSERDWREIIAIVVLVDNVSVLEGEDLEFTILLVKKTDHSKLIQSASPINISFSTIDGTETTDTYNIAIAPYDYKQVNSKTLTIDPFIDTNTFTVNSFDDNIDELDELFTLKGNITSNNTINTEINGIGTLLDDEDAPSITMNNSISNEGDDLEHKVILSRPSSRPIYIDIHTTDDTAISPEDYQSFYKSLTINGTTDPNNANTESSFNIPTFIDNINESDEFINVFGVVASAHIGAQDLTKTGTILDINPDPKVIIDNVTVIEGRTLTFTVSLVNPDTDEPMQNYLPINFNLETVNETASDLEDYNPEFTIAYIPAFETSITQDVKTIDDTINEDTETMLLEVEITTTGVSNYSSTIYGVGTIKDNDYPNLFSPNDDGKSDVFEISGIEEYPNFRITILDRWGGQVFDYKNNGNANPLWWDGTNNGKPVTEGIYYYSLDYNDGVTKPKKSFIQLIR, encoded by the coding sequence ATGATACCCCCTAAATACAATACGTATAAAATACTTATATTCTTTTTATTCTTCTATCAATTTACTTCTGCACAAACAGCACCTGTAGCAAAAGATGATAGTTATACCACTACATCTAATACAGAATTAAGGATTGATACTCCCGGTTTATTAAGTAACGACACTGATATAGATGACGATGATCTAGAGGTTACGTCGTTTACATTAGATAGTATCACATATGCTGCAGGAGACACAGCTAACTTAACCGATGGAGCAATTACTATAAATGCAAATGGTAGTTTTCTTTTTACACCTACTACTAATTATAATGATATTACTCTTGCTATTAACTATGTAATTTCTGATGGCACGTATACTGCTTCTGCTAACCTGAGCATTAAAGTTAACAATCTATATGCGCCCGACCCTAAAAATGACAATTACTCAACAGAAACAAACGCAACTCTTAATATTGATGCGCCTGGTATATTAAGTAATGACACAGATAAAGACGACAGTTTTTTATCCATTACAGAATTTAAAATAGATACTATAAGTTATAATGCAGGTGAAAAAGCAAATTTTACTGAAGGATCTATTACCATAAATGAAGATGGTAGTTTTTCTTTTATACCTGCCGCTAATTATAACAACAAAATTCCTACAATTAGCTATACCGTTTCAGACGGAGGTTTTACAAGTACCGCTAACTTAACTGTAAAAATTATTAACTTATACCCGCCAGATGCTAAGGATGATTATGATACAGCAAACATAAACACTACTTTAAATGTAGATACTCCTGGTGTACTCATAAATGACAGTGATCAAGATAACAACTCATTATCGATTATCAATTTTATCATAAACGGAACAACTTACACCACAGATCAAAAAGCTATTTTTGCAGGTGGTAGTATCTCTTTTAAACCAAATGGTAGCTATACTTTTACCCCCACTAAAAACTATACAGGGAATATTCCTGTAATTAAATATATTATTTCTGACGGAACTTTTACAGATTCAGCTAATTTATATTTAACAGTAGAACACATAACCGACTTATTAGAAATAAGCTCTATATCTAGCTGTAACCAAGGCTACACCGTAGATGGAGTATATAAGATAAAATATAGTTTAACGCTTAAAAATAAAAGTACTGCAAGAGATTACCATGCAGAAAACCTTATAAAAAACATAGATTTAACAAATGACTTAAACTCTATTTATGGCAATGGATGTGTAGAACAAATAGAAGGTGTTACGGTTAATACTACTGCTGTTCAAGATTTTGTAGACAACCCGTACCCTACCGAATTTAATACAGATGCTGTAAATAATGATTTTTTAAACGCTACATCAAACTCTCTTTTTAACAAAGATGCTATAGATAATTTTATTTTATACCCAAGGCAATCTATAAATATTGAATTTTGCGTAACGGTAAATCCTTTTTGTGGTGGTAGACCTACCCCTACTCCTTCTGGTTCTGGAATCGATTTTAATCATGTAGCAGAGGTAACTTCTACAATAGGAAACGACGCTAACAGTATTTTACTTGAAGATTTTCATACTACAGAAGCTATTTTGGCTGGAGGATTATATGTACCAGATTCAAGACCTAATGTAAATCCAGACGGAACTTTTGATTATAATAACAGAGTTATCTTAACAAATGAAGGTACTGCTACAGCTAATAATATTAACTATAACATGGGTTTAGGCGATTTCTTAAGCAATGGTATTGCTTTTAGAGAGCTTAAAGTTACTCAAGTTTCAGGGCCTAATGTAACTGTTAACAATTCTTATAACGGAGGAACAAACACAAAATTACTAATGCCAAATAATTCTCTTGAACCTGGAGAAACTGTAATTTTAGAAGTTTATTATTTAACAGAACCTTTCTCCTCCACTGGAATTAACAATTTTTATCAATTAAACCTTTCACAAACCCAAGGAGATTTAGACGGACTAGATGAGTCTACTTCATCTAACAACAAAAAATTCTCTTTTGTTAATTGGTCTGATGGCTTAGGAAATCATTTAGATAGATATTACCCAACAAATTCGTCTACAGCACCAGTAACATCTGCAATGCAATGCAGTTGCGCTTCTTCTAATATGGTATTATTATTTAGATCTGCCAATAATAATGAGAAAGCAATTTCAGAAGTTAATAAAATTCCTAATGGTATTTTAGAACATGATGAGGTTACCTTTCAACTTACCATCAAAAACAATAGTAACATTGTACAGTTAGAAAACTTAAATCTACAAGACGACTTAAATAAAATTTGTTCTGGTAACATTGTTTCTGTGACAACTCCTTTTATAGAGAACTCAACAGCAACAAAAGACCCAATTTTAAACCCTAATTACAACGGTACTTCAGATATTAATTTTTTTGATGGTACTTCTGGTATATTAATGCGAGGAGAAACAATTACTGTTCAGTTTACAGTGGTTTTTTATGAAGACTGTATTGGCAATAACACTTCTAAATTTACCGCAACAGATCCATTAAATAAAATTATAAGCTCATCTGATTTTGTAGCTGTTAATGCCACGACAGATTCTGATAATGATGGTATTTCTAACGCTGTTGATATTGATGATGATAACGACACCATCCTAGATGTTGATGAATACAATGGATTAAATCCTTTAGATGACCATGACAAAGATTTTATACCTAATTACAGAGATACCGATTTTGGTGCTGATGCGAATAACGATGGTATTGTCGATCTTTTTGATTTTGATAATGATGGGGCTCCTAATCACTTAGATTTAGATAGTGATAATGATGGAATTTTAGATATTGTAGAAGCAGGAAATAAGTCTGTAGATACAAACCGTAATGGTCGTACCAATAAACCAGTCGGTAAAAATGGACTTGATAACACTAAAGAAAATAATGATAATAGCAATGCCTCAATTAATTACACTATTCCGAATACAGACACCAATGGCAATCAAGACTTTATAGATATTGATGCTGATGGAGATGGTATTGTAGATAATATTGAAGGACAAACTACTGCTAATTACAAAGCACCAAATGGTGTTATTAATGCTTTAGGTATAGATACTGCATATCCAAACGGAATTACTCCAACAGACACAGATCTTGATGGTAAACCTGATTATATTGATTTAAATTCTGATAATGACATTCGTGATGATACTATTGAAGCTTGGGATTTAGATAATGATGGAATTGCAGAAACTACTCTACTAAATATAGACAGTGATAATGATGGTTTAGATGATGCTTATGACAATAATACTGCATTGGTAAACCCAACAAATAGTCAAGTTCCTACCGATTTCCCAAACAACGATGATCCTGACACATCAGAAAGAGACTGGAGAGAGATTATAGCCATTGTTGTACTTGTTGATAATGTATCTGTATTAGAAGGAGAAGATTTAGAATTCACAATCTTGTTAGTTAAAAAGACGGATCACTCAAAATTAATTCAAAGTGCATCACCGATTAACATTAGCTTTTCAACAATAGATGGTACCGAAACTACAGACACATACAATATAGCAATTGCTCCTTATGATTATAAACAAGTAAACTCTAAAACTTTAACAATAGATCCTTTTATAGATACAAATACGTTTACCGTAAATTCTTTTGATGACAATATTGATGAGCTAGATGAATTATTTACTTTAAAAGGTAACATAACTTCTAACAACACCATTAATACAGAAATAAATGGGATTGGTACTCTTTTAGATGATGAAGATGCACCGTCTATTACCATGAATAACTCTATAAGTAATGAAGGAGATGATTTAGAACATAAAGTTATTTTAAGCCGTCCATCTTCACGACCAATTTACATAGACATTCATACAACAGACGACACTGCAATTAGCCCAGAAGATTACCAAAGTTTTTATAAATCTTTAACCATTAATGGAACCACAGACCCTAATAATGCAAATACAGAAAGTTCTTTTAACATTCCTACTTTTATAGACAATATAAACGAATCAGATGAATTTATAAACGTTTTTGGTGTTGTAGCTTCTGCTCATATTGGCGCTCAAGATTTAACTAAAACAGGTACTATTTTAGACATAAACCCAGATCCTAAAGTTATAATAGATAATGTTACTGTTATTGAAGGGCGTACTTTAACTTTTACAGTCTCATTGGTAAATCCAGATACGGATGAACCAATGCAGAATTATTTACCGATCAACTTCAATTTAGAAACGGTTAATGAAACAGCAAGTGATTTAGAAGACTATAATCCGGAATTTACCATCGCTTATATACCTGCATTTGAAACATCTATTACTCAAGATGTAAAAACCATAGATGATACTATAAACGAAGATACAGAAACAATGCTATTAGAGGTAGAAATTACAACTACAGGTGTTTCTAACTACTCTTCAACAATTTATGGTGTTGGAACCATAAAGGACAATGATTACCCAAACCTTTTTTCGCCAAATGATGATGGAAAAAGTGATGTATTTGAAATCTCTGGAATTGAAGAGTATCCAAACTTTAGAATAACGATACTTGACCGTTGGGGAGGTCAAGTATTTGATTATAAAAACAACGGTAATGCAAATCCACTTTGGTGGGACGGTACCAACAACGGAAAACCAGTTACAGAAGGCATTTATTATTACTCTTTAGATTATAACGATGGTGTTACAAAACCTAAGAAAAGCTTTATCCAATTAATAAGATGA
- a CDS encoding nucleoside triphosphate pyrophosphohydrolase family protein has product MKNKIAAVTEFHTAFKLNMNQKPIANIGKDRNTLRFNLMKEENEEYLEAAENNDLVEVADALGDMLYILCGTIIEHGMQDKIEEVFNEIQRSNMSKLGADGKPIYREDGKVLKGPNYFKPNIGDILD; this is encoded by the coding sequence ATGAAAAATAAAATAGCAGCAGTAACTGAATTCCACACCGCTTTTAAATTAAATATGAATCAAAAGCCAATTGCAAATATTGGTAAAGATAGAAACACACTTCGTTTTAATTTAATGAAAGAAGAAAATGAAGAATATTTAGAGGCAGCAGAAAATAATGATTTGGTTGAGGTTGCAGATGCTTTAGGTGATATGCTGTATATTTTATGTGGCACAATTATAGAACACGGAATGCAAGATAAAATTGAAGAGGTTTTTAATGAAATTCAGCGTAGTAATATGAGTAAATTAGGAGCAGACGGTAAACCTATTTACAGAGAAGATGGTAAAGTTTTAAAAGGACCTAATTACTTTAAACCAAATATTGGCGATATTTTAGATTAA
- a CDS encoding ABC transporter ATPase — MFVDYSTITEEAKVWVYPSSRKFYPNEIEGIESKVKDFLENWKSDDENFKASYQFLYNRFIVLFADDENSTLTNSDIDTSVSFILGLQQEYEVELLDKMNACFKQGEYVQYKDLKDFKKLLKNKAVTAKSIIFDNLITTKVDFDNNWEIPLEESWYNRYL, encoded by the coding sequence ATGTTTGTAGATTATTCCACAATTACCGAAGAAGCAAAAGTTTGGGTGTACCCTTCTAGTAGAAAATTTTACCCGAATGAAATTGAAGGAATTGAAAGTAAAGTAAAAGACTTTCTAGAAAACTGGAAATCTGACGATGAAAACTTTAAAGCTTCCTACCAATTTTTATACAATCGTTTTATTGTGCTATTTGCAGATGATGAAAATTCAACGTTAACAAACTCAGACATAGATACTTCTGTTTCTTTTATCTTAGGACTACAACAAGAATATGAAGTAGAATTGTTAGACAAAATGAATGCTTGTTTTAAACAAGGAGAGTATGTACAATATAAAGATTTAAAAGACTTTAAAAAACTACTTAAAAATAAAGCTGTAACAGCAAAAAGCATCATTTTTGATAATTTAATAACTACAAAAGTGGACTTTGATAACAATTGGGAAATTCCTCTTGAAGAAAGCTGGTACAATAGATATTTATAG
- a CDS encoding thioredoxin family protein — MKKIIEKSLQDTLSYKEYRDLVSSLLAEGKATGTQQSEDLTNYSMLNDRRMKRLDKTIKISEATITKMQEITEPQTWLLITEGWCGDAAQNLPVINKIAATNSLINLKLVLRDEHEDLMNLFLTNGGKSIPKLVALDKDNNVINTWGPRPSEATKMVADYKAKHGVIDAQFKENLQVWYNKNKGQNIQDDFIQLFTNTLAKEV; from the coding sequence ATGAAAAAAATTATTGAAAAAAGTTTACAAGACACATTATCTTATAAAGAATATAGAGATTTAGTAAGTAGTTTATTAGCTGAAGGAAAAGCGACAGGAACTCAACAATCTGAAGATTTAACAAATTACAGTATGTTAAACGACAGAAGAATGAAGCGTTTAGATAAAACCATAAAAATTTCTGAAGCTACCATTACAAAAATGCAAGAAATTACTGAACCTCAAACTTGGCTGCTTATTACAGAAGGTTGGTGTGGAGATGCTGCTCAAAACTTACCTGTTATAAATAAAATTGCAGCAACAAATAGTCTTATTAATCTTAAATTAGTTTTAAGAGATGAGCATGAAGATTTAATGAACCTATTTTTAACAAATGGAGGAAAATCAATCCCTAAATTAGTTGCTCTAGATAAAGACAATAATGTAATTAACACTTGGGGACCTAGACCTAGTGAAGCTACAAAAATGGTTGCAGATTATAAAGCCAAACATGGTGTAATAGATGCACAATTTAAAGAAAATTTACAGGTTTGGTATAACAAAAACAAGGGACAAAACATACAAGACGATTTTATACAACTTTTTACAAATACACTTGCAAAAGAAGTATAA
- a CDS encoding nuclear transport factor 2 family protein, which translates to MKNVFLILVVVISFFNCNVKKDIENTPTIVSIKTNANTLLDEWHQAASEANYEGYFAKMDSLSVFIGTDATENWSKTQFQKFSKPFFDKGKAWSFKPLERNVYVNEAKDFVWFDELLTTWMGTCRGSGVLEKRQNVWKIKHYVLSVEIPNNDIQAVILAKKKSDSIFLSTINR; encoded by the coding sequence ATGAAAAATGTTTTTTTAATCTTAGTGGTAGTTATTTCATTTTTTAATTGTAACGTTAAAAAAGATATTGAAAATACTCCTACAATTGTATCGATAAAAACCAATGCGAATACTTTGCTAGATGAGTGGCACCAAGCGGCTTCAGAAGCAAATTATGAAGGTTATTTTGCTAAGATGGACAGTCTTTCGGTTTTTATTGGCACAGATGCAACTGAAAACTGGAGTAAAACACAATTTCAAAAATTTAGCAAACCTTTTTTTGATAAAGGCAAAGCGTGGTCTTTTAAACCTTTAGAAAGAAATGTTTATGTAAACGAAGCTAAAGATTTTGTTTGGTTCGATGAGTTATTAACTACTTGGATGGGAACTTGTAGAGGTTCTGGAGTCTTAGAGAAGAGGCAAAACGTTTGGAAAATTAAACACTATGTATTGTCTGTAGAAATACCAAATAACGATATACAAGCCGTTATTTTAGCAAAGAAAAAAAGTGATTCTATCTTTTTAAGTACAATTAACAGGTAG
- a CDS encoding regulatory protein RecX has product MIKKKSFTVDELKRKLENYCVYQDRCHKEVEQKMHEYKLIPEAREMILLSLMKDNFLNEERFAKSFARGKFKIKSWGKQRIVRELKFRDISTYNIKTALKEIDEKEYVQTIYRITENRNEVISESDIYKRKQKLIGFLMRKGFESELIYKVVAEVVA; this is encoded by the coding sequence ATGATAAAAAAGAAGTCTTTTACGGTTGATGAATTAAAACGTAAGTTAGAAAACTACTGCGTTTACCAAGATAGATGCCACAAAGAAGTAGAGCAAAAAATGCATGAATACAAGCTGATTCCTGAAGCTAGAGAAATGATCTTATTAAGTTTGATGAAAGATAACTTTTTAAATGAAGAACGTTTTGCTAAAAGTTTTGCACGCGGAAAATTCAAAATTAAATCTTGGGGAAAACAACGTATTGTTAGAGAATTAAAATTTAGAGATATTTCTACTTACAACATTAAAACAGCTTTAAAAGAAATTGATGAAAAAGAGTACGTACAAACTATTTATAGAATTACAGAAAACAGAAATGAAGTAATTTCTGAATCTGATATTTATAAACGAAAACAAAAATTAATTGGCTTTTTAATGCGAAAAGGTTTTGAAAGCGAGTTGATTTATAAAGTTGTTGCCGAAGTAGTTGCTTAG